A single window of Streptomyces xanthii DNA harbors:
- a CDS encoding iron-sulfur cluster assembly accessory protein, whose translation MSVSDETTTVSDGIILSDAAAAKVKALLDQEGRDDLALRVAVQPGGCSGLRYQLFFDERSLDGDVVKDFGGVKVVTDRMSAPYLGGASIDFVDTIEKQGFTIDNPNATGSCACGDSFS comes from the coding sequence ATGTCCGTATCGGACGAGACCACCACCGTCAGCGACGGCATCATCCTGAGCGACGCCGCCGCGGCCAAGGTCAAGGCTCTGCTCGACCAGGAAGGCCGCGACGACCTGGCGCTGCGCGTCGCCGTTCAGCCGGGTGGCTGCTCCGGTCTGCGCTACCAGCTGTTCTTCGACGAGCGCTCGCTCGACGGTGACGTCGTGAAGGACTTCGGTGGCGTCAAGGTCGTCACCGACCGCATGTCCGCCCCGTACCTGGGCGGCGCCTCCATCGACTTCGTCGACACCATCGAGAAGCAGGGCTTCACGATCGACAACCCGAACGCCACGGGCTCCTGCGCCTGCGGCGACTCGTTCAGCTGA